CGCCGGGCCAGCGCTTCCGCGATGCGGTCGCCAGCGAGCATCCTTTGCAAGTGGTCGGCGCGATCAACGCCAACCACGCGCTGCTGGCCAAACGCGCCGGTTTCAAGGCGATCTACCTCTCCGGTGGCGGTGTGGCCGCGGGATCTCTTGGCGTGCCGGACCTGGGCATTACCGGGCTGGATGATGTGCTGACCGACGTGCGCCGCATCACCGATGTCTGCGACCTGCCGCTGCTGGTAGACGTGGATACCGGTTTCGGTTCGTCGGCGTTCAACGTCGCGCGCACGGTCAAGTCAATGATCAAGTTCGGCGCGGCGGCGATTCACATCGAGGATCAGGTCGGCGCCAAGCGCTGCGGCCATCGCCCTAATAAAGAAATCGTCAGCCAGCAGGAAATGGTCGACCGCATCAAAGCCGCCGTCGATGCACGCACCGACGACAGCTTCGTGATCATGGCGCGAACCGATGCGCTGGCGGTGGAAGGTCTGGAATCGGCACTTGATCGGGCAGCGGCGTGCATCGAGGCCGGCGCTGACATGATTTTCCCTGAGGCGATTACCGAGCTGGACATGTACAAGCTGTTCGCCAACCGCGTGAAAGCGCCGATCCTCGCCAACATCACCGAGTTCGGTGCGACCCCGCTGTACACCACCGAGCAACTGGCCGGCGCTGACGTCTCGCTGGTGCTTTACCCGCTGTCGGCGTTCCGCGCGATGAACAAGGCAGCGGAAAACGTCTACACGGCGATCCGCCGCGATGGCACGCAACAGAATGTCATCGACACCATGCAGACTCGCATGGAGCTCTACGATCGTATCGATTACCACACGTTCGAG
This genomic interval from Pseudomonas koreensis contains the following:
- the prpB gene encoding methylisocitrate lyase: MSSNLNTPGQRFRDAVASEHPLQVVGAINANHALLAKRAGFKAIYLSGGGVAAGSLGVPDLGITGLDDVLTDVRRITDVCDLPLLVDVDTGFGSSAFNVARTVKSMIKFGAAAIHIEDQVGAKRCGHRPNKEIVSQQEMVDRIKAAVDARTDDSFVIMARTDALAVEGLESALDRAAACIEAGADMIFPEAITELDMYKLFANRVKAPILANITEFGATPLYTTEQLAGADVSLVLYPLSAFRAMNKAAENVYTAIRRDGTQQNVIDTMQTRMELYDRIDYHTFEQKLDALFAAKK